One segment of Triticum aestivum cultivar Chinese Spring chromosome 2A, IWGSC CS RefSeq v2.1, whole genome shotgun sequence DNA contains the following:
- the LOC123189944 gene encoding multiprotein-bridging factor 1a, producing the protein MAGIGPIRQDWEPIVVRKKAQNAADKKDEKAVNAARRSGAEIDTTKKYNAGTNKAASSGTSLNTKRLDDDTENLSHERVSSDLKKNLMQARLDKKMTQAQLAQMINEKPQVIQEYESGKAIPNNQIIGKLERALGAKLRSKK; encoded by the exons ATGGCTGGGATTGGTCCTATCAGGCAGGACTGGGAGCCGATAGTGGTGCGGAAGAAGGCGCAGAACGCCGCCGACAAGAAGGACGAAAAGGCCGTCAACGCTGCCCGCCGCTCCGGCGCCGAGATCGACACCACCAAGAAGT ACAACGCTGGAACGAACAAGGCTGCATCTAGCGGAACTTCCCTCAACACCAAGCGGCTCGACGACGACACCGAGAACCTTTCCC ATGAGCGTGTTTCAAGTGACCTGAAGAAAAACCTTATGCAAGCAAGGCTGGATAAGAAGATGACCCAGGCACAACTTGCTCAG ATGATCAATGAGAAGCCACAGGTGATCCAGGAGTACGAGTCGGGCAAGGCGATTCCGAACAATCAGATAATTGGAAAGCTCGAGAGGGCACTTGGAGCTAAGCTGCGTAGCAAGAAGTAA